GCGCAAACTGTCAAATGCggaagaatatatttgatatcatatttaaatttaaattttgattataaaattttttttaaaataaatttaatcttaaaattttattaagaaaacagtaaatagataaaatatgtgacaaaattatataattcaaataattaaaaataattaaaataaattacaaattacggaacgaacatattaaaaaatccatGGTTGAAGTTTTGTTTGATTTTAGCACAGTTGTTCTTGAATCATCACAAAAATACAAAGCATCAGATAGGTCAATgacatatatgataataatacaatttagcTTGAGCAGattgattcattttaatttgtaatttgaatcAAAATGCCCGAGCAAAACTCAAGTGATCAATATTCAACATGGGtaagtttataatttcgatattgtttttgtaatttgaCATATGGTATCAAATAACCTCAAACTATAAACAAAATCTTTCTTGGatctcattattatattactttttttttatttttttgtttatatatataaataaagtttcattattaatatatttttcaggttggtctaatatatatttttaatttaattgttggaACAGGAGCTTTAACATTACCTGCTGTTTTTAGTCGAGCAGGATGGGCTCTTGGATTaagtgttattttaatattagcaTTTATaaggtaaattaataataagatctatatactttaattaattagttttaaaacttaaaatcaattgtattatttttatagtttcatCACAGTTACATTTGTGATCGAGGTAATGGCATCTGCTAATGCTATACTAGCATGGCGACACATTCAACATAGAAAACGTGTATGTTTTTCTCAAGATTCATCTTTCAACGAATCAGAATCTGaggtttttaaatattttctatattacattttttatgataatttttgctttttgatagtatatttttttaacaagatttgttttttttagcaataattttatttcaggtACTTCAAATACTAAGTGGATCAGGaccttcaaattaattaaaaaaagttgtattttatttcaggTACTTCAAACATTAGGTGAATCAGGACCTTCAAATTTAGATTCTGAAGATACTCCTCTTGTTACTCCATTTTCAACTAGTCCTGATCGTACAGATATGacatatcgatattatataatacgtgataaaatagaaatgggACAGATggcatcaattttttttaataagtttggCATAACTCTATTCTATTTATGTTTTGCTATATATCTTTATGGGGATCTAAGTATATATGGAGCAGCAGTAGCAAAAACTTTAGCTGATGTTATCTGTACTTATCAACCAACAAATTTTACATGTAATGATACAATACCAGATACTGAAATCTGTTGGAAAGAATTTACTCTAAATCGATCGGATgcatatagaatatttcttgtatgtacaaatacagaaatatatttatatttatttcaataattattatttttaatataataatgataaatattatttttagagtatatttatatttttattgggtCCATttgtattctttaatattcaaaagacTAAATATCTTCAACTTTTAACTTCAGCTATGAGATCACTTGCATTTACCATCATGATTGTgtatgcattaaaaaatttatttattcatggtCCACAAGGAAATCCTCCAGCAGCAAATATTATGggtaagtttatttatatacttgaaaaatatatatatatttattttttttaaacatttaaataaataaataaaaatattatacctgTGTATTTCAGGTATACCTAGTTTATTTGGTGCttgtatttattcttttatgtgTCATCATTCTTTACCTGCATTGGTTGCTCCAATTGCAAATAAGACCACTTTGACTCGATTTTTGGCActggattatttattaatagcatttttttatcttttattggcATTAACTGGAGCATTTGCTTTCGAACATTTGGACGATCTTTACACTTTAGATTTTAGTCCTCATGGATCTGGAGATTGTtccaaaagtaataatatttttattattcttatagaatattttttggcACTTTTTCCAGTGTTTACATTGAGTACAAGTTTTCCTATTATAGCTATCACgcttagaaataatttacaatcattatttcttaatgAAGATACATCATATTCATGCCTTCGTAAAATTGTCTTCCCAATATTAGCAATATTACCTCCATATATGATTGCTTTGAGTACTaaagatttatcaatattagtaGGAATTACAGGATCATATGCTGGAGCAggaattcaatatttgattcCAACATTTTTAGTGTATTATGCCAGACAAAAGACAAATAAAGTTATAGGTCTTGgtgttgttaataaatttgcaaGTCCATTTTCTAATAACTGTTGGCTCATTTTTGTTATAGTTTGGGCCATTACTTGCATGATTTTAGTATCagtcaattttattcaaattcatttttattctataagcATACATTtacagtaaaaaatttaagatttagatatttaaatcaaaaatgtaaaaaaagagaaattaataatgcaaatttgaattattgaaagttGCATATCTAaagtaatatcattaaatctaaaattggattatttataaaacatatagaatgaaaattgtgatattaatgatttcaagttaaaatcataattaagatatatgaAACAGTAACTCTAATAAGAGGTTactaataagtaaaaaaattttttcaaaaattaataaatatttattatttaaatcatgaaatagattgattttagaagatatttttaaatagttattaatagtaagtactttcattttattttttatattttggcatcattattagaaaattatttttttcatataagagaatataatattaatattaataataataataatgataatgatattaattataataatatatcatgacACAATGTGTCACAATAAATTGACAATACACTGGCACAAGTCAGGATTAATCTTATACAAgccaaatgaattaatttaagttataaacttttatataatgtattctttatcttttttatatttttattcaatggaAAGTATGTCTTAGTACAGTCTTTACTGTACATAAATGTCTTTCAAATAAGTGATATTTAGTggccaattaataatattttgtccaCTATTTAAACGGTATGAAGATGCATCTAAATCTGTAgatttatataactattaatgaatatatattcaaaaatattaaaggcctatttattatttattatttaaaaaaaaattcattcctagtatgatttttgaaataaaaagaattaaacagattaaataattattgttaattaaatttgatttgtatcacagaacatatttttatatg
This genomic interval from Apis mellifera strain DH4 linkage group LG7, Amel_HAv3.1, whole genome shotgun sequence contains the following:
- the LOC552568 gene encoding transmembrane protein 104 homolog isoform X3 gives rise to the protein MPEQNSSDQYSTWVGLIYIFNLIVGTGALTLPAVFSRAGWALGLSVILILAFISFITVTFVIEVMASANAILAWRHIQHRKRVCFSQDSSFNESESEVLQTLGESGPSNLDSEDTPLVTPFSTSPDRTDMTYRYYIIRDKIEMGQMASIFFNKFGITLFYLCFAIYLYGDLSIYGAAVAKTLADVICTYQPTNFTCNDTIPDTEICWKEFTLNRSDAYRIFLSIFIFLLGPFVFFNIQKTKYLQLLTSAMRSLAFTIMIVYALKNLFIHGPQGNPPAANIMGIPSLFGACIYSFMCHHSLPALVAPIANKTTLTRFLALDYLLIAFFYLLLALTGAFAFEHLDDLYTLDFSPHGSGDCSKSNNIFIILIEYFLALFPVFTLSTSFPIIAITLRNNLQSLFLNEDTSYSCLRKIVFPILAILPPYMIALSTKDLSILVGITGSYAGAGIQYLIPTFLVYYARQKTNKVIGLGVVNKFASPFSNNCWLIFVIVWAITCMILVSVNFIQIHFYSISIHLQ
- the LOC552568 gene encoding uncharacterized protein LOC552568 isoform X1, which codes for MPEQNSSDQYSTWVGLIYIFNLIVGTGALTLPAVFSRAGWALGLSVILILAFISFITVTFVIEVMASANAILAWRHIQHRKRVCFSQDSSFNESESEVLQTLGESGPSNLDSEDTPLVTPFSTSPDRTDMTYRYYIIRDKIEMGQMASIFFNKFGITLFYLCFAIYLYGDLSIYGAAVAKTLADVICTYQPTNFTCNDTIPDTEICWKEFTLNRSDAYRIFLSIFIFLLGPFVFFNIQKTKYLQLLTSAMRSLAFTIMIVYALKNLFIHGPQGNPPAANIMAKSIPTNGFYSTYSNRVIIKQFKKYDMKVQILPALQDNYMYLIIDETSQEAAIVDPVDPDTVACAVQQNNVSLTKVLTTHHHWDHAGGNIKLCKKFNNLQVYGGDERIEALTCKVKHNDIFNIGKLQVQCLSTPCHTTGHICYYITENQDVPAVFTGDTLFVAGCGRFFEGTAEQMYKALIEILGSLPNETKVYCGHEYTANNLKFAKHVEPENEAIRQKIEWVRIQREKNNPSVPSTIQEEKLTNPFMRVHEQSVMDHTEQKDPIQTMAFLRREKDNFKA